The proteins below are encoded in one region of Populus alba chromosome 2, ASM523922v2, whole genome shotgun sequence:
- the LOC118049944 gene encoding peptidyl-prolyl cis-trans isomerase FKBP62, producing MEEDFELPTGDEMMMNNGDQLDLPDEGPMLKVGEEKEIGNQGLKKKLLKEGEGWDTPDNGDEVEVHYTGTLLDGTQFDSSRDRGTPFKFTLGQGQVIKGWDLGIKTMKKGENALFTIPADLAYGSSGSAPTIPPNATLQFDVELLSWSSIKDICKDGGIFKKILVEGEKWENPKDLDEVIVRYEAQLEDGSVVARSDGVEFTVKDGHFCPALARAVKTMKKGEKVLLTVKPQYGFGEKGKPASGDESAVPPNANIQITLELVDWKTVTEVTDDKKVIKKILKEGDGYERPNEGAVVKVKLIGKLQDGTVFFKKGQDDSELFEFKTDEEQVIDGLDRAVSTMKKGELALLTIAPEYAFGSSESQQELAVVPPNSTVCYEIELVSFDKEKESWDMNTDEKIEAAGKKKEEGNVLFKAGKYVKASKRYEKAVKFIEYDSSFREEEKKQAKALKVACNLNNAACKLKLKDYKQAEKLCTKVLELESRNVKALYRRAQAYIQLADLDLAEFDIKKALEIDPDNRDVKLEHKALKEKMKEYNKKEAKFYGNMFAKMSKLGSLESNKAEAKEAEPMSVDSEA from the exons ATGGAAGAAGACTTCGAGCTTCCTACTGGAGACGAGATGATGATGAACAACGGCGACCAGCTTGATCTCCCAGACGAAGGTCCGATGCTGAAGGTAGGTGAAGAGAAGGAGATCGGCAACCAAGGCTTGAAAAAGAAGCTTCTCAAGGAAGGTGAAGGTTGGGACACTCCTGATAACGGCGACGAAGTCGAAG TTCATTACACGGGGACGCTTTTGGACGGAACTCAGTTTGATTCGAGTAGGGATAGAGGGACGCCGTTCAAGTTCACTCTTGGTCAAG GCCAAGTGATTAAAGGATGGGACCTAGGTATCAAGACAATGAAGAAAGGTGAAAATGCCCTTTTCACCATTCCTGCTGACTTGGCCTATGGCTCTTCTGGCTCAGCTCCAACTATTCCTCCCAATGCCACACTCCAGTTTGATGTTGAATTGCTGTCCTGGAGCAGCATCAAGGACATCTGTAAGGATGGTGGGATATTTAAGAAGATACTTGTTGAAGGAGAGAAATGGGAGAATCCAAAGGACCTTGACGAAGTGATAG TTCGGTATGAAGCTCAACTCGAGGATGGTTCAGTTGTTGCTAGGTCTGACGGAGTAGAGTTTACTGTTAAGGATG GTCATTTCTGTCCTGCACTGGCAAGAGCTGTGAAGACTATGAAGAAGGGGGAGAAGGTTCTCTTAACAGTGAAGCCACAAT atggATTTGGGGAGAAGGGTAAGCCAGCATCTGGCGATGAAAGTGCTGTTCCACCTAATGCTAATATTCAGATTACTCTGGAGTTGGTTGACTGGAAGACTGTGACGGAGGTAACTGATGACAAGAAGGTTATAAAGAAAATCTTGAAGGAAGGTGATGGATATGAGCGTCCAAATGAGGGGGCTGTTGTAAAAG TGAAATTGATTGGGAAGTTGCAAGATGGCACAGTATTTTTTAAGAAGGGACAAGACGACAGTGAGTTGTTTGAGTTCAAGACAGATGAAG AGCAAGTAATTGATGGACTTGATAGAGCTGTGTCTACGATGAAGAAGGGTGAGCTGGCCCTTTTGACCATTGCACCAGAGTATGCATTTGGCTCATCTGAGTCGCAGCAGGAGCTGGCTGTTGTTCCTCCAAACTCTACTGTGTGCTATGAGATAGAGCTGGTTTCCTTCGACAAGGAGAAGGAATCATGGGACATGAATACTGATGAGAAGATTGAAGCTGCTGGCAAAAAGAAGGAAGAGGGGAATGTGTTGTTCAAGGCTGGAAAATATGTGAAGGCATCTAAAAGATATGAGAAG GCTGTGAAGTTTATAGAATATGATTCTTCTTTTAGAGAGGAGGAGAAAAAGCAGGCCAAGGCACTGAAGGTTGCCTGCAACCTAAACAACGCTGCCTGCAAACTGAAATTAAAGGATTACAAACAGGCAGAGAAGTTGTGCACCAAG GTATTAGAGTTGGAGAGTAGAAATGTGAAAGCTCTCTACAGAAGAGCCCAGGCTTATATTCAGCTTGCAGATTTGGATCTGGCTGAGTTTGATATTAAGAAAGCTCTCGAGATTGATCCTGACAACAG GGATGTCAAGCTGGAGCACAAAGCTTTGAAAGAAAAGATGAAGGAATACAATAAGAAGGAAGCCAAGTTTTATGGCAACATGTTTGCCAAGATGTCCAAGTTGGGATCTCTTGAATCTAAT AAAGCAGAAGCCAAGGAGGCAGAGCCCATGAGTGTAGACAGCGAGGCATGA
- the LOC118049942 gene encoding FK506-binding protein 2, whose product MGFNCASKATAIFLLLSVSALVCAKKSGDVKELQIGVKYKPETCEVQAHKGDSIKVHYRGKLTDGTVFDSSFERGDPIAFELGSGQVIKGWDQGLLGACVGEKRKLKIPAKLGYGEQGSPPTIPGGATLIFDTELVEVNGKTSSGGGASDSEL is encoded by the exons ATGGGCTTCAACTGCGCATCCAAGGCGACCGCGATATTCCTTTTGCTATCAGTATCAGCGCTGG TTTGCGCTAAGAAATCCGGCGATGTCAAGGAATTGCAGATCGGCGTGAAG taCAAGCCCGAAACTTGTGAGGTTCAGGCTCACAAGGGAGATAGCATCAAAGTACACTATCGA GGAAAACTCACCGATGGAACAGTATTCGACTCCAGCTTTGAAAGGGGTGATCCTATTGCATTTGAGCTCGGCAGTGGTCAAGTTATCAAAG GATGGGACCAAGGACTGCTGGGAGCGTGTGTAGGTGAGAAGCGAAAATTGAAAATACCTGCAAAACTTGGTTATGGGGAGCAGGGATCCCCTCCTACCATTCCAG GTGGAGCGACACTAATATTTGACACTGAGCTTGTCGAGGTGAATGGGAAAACATCAAGTGGAGGGGGAGCTAGCGATAGTGAGCTTTAG
- the LOC118049943 gene encoding probable xyloglucan glycosyltransferase 6 → MSSQAQNHEFQEWWNKQRGFLDKPDSTAFLAVEIRNPISDPTVDKGHTRSARQLSWLWLLKFQQLATSLAWLTNGSVSLLRTANRRIATNTTDSPSDSSASSRRLYRIIKLFLFLVILLLCFELVAYFKGWHFSPPSVESAEAAVERVYAKWLEIRASYLAPPLQSLTNVCIVLFLIQSVDRVVLMLGCFWIKFWKLRPVAAVEYDGSESVEDYPMVLVQIPMCNEREVYQQSIAACCVQDWPKERMLIQVLDDSDELDAQLLIKAEVQKWQQRGVHILYRHRLIRTGYKAGNLKSAMSCDYVKDYEFVAIFDADFQPGPDFLKKTIPHFKGKDDLALVQTRWAFVNKDENLLTRLQNINLSFHFEVEQQVNGVFINFFGFNGTAGVWRIKALEECGGWLERTTVEDMDIAVRAHLCGWKFVYLNDVQCLCELPESYEAYKKQQHRWHSGPMQLFRLCFVDTLRAKVSFGKKANLIFLFFLLRKLILPFYSFTLFCIILPLSMFLPEAELPAWVVCYIPGLMSILNILPAPRSFPFIVPYLLFENTMSVTKFNAMISGLFRLGSSYEWVVTKKLGRSSEADLVAFAERESDPLVETTNLHRSCSESGLDVLNKIETTKKTGKKKRNSLYRKELALALILLTAAVRSLLSAQGIHFYFLLFQGISFLVVGLDLIGEQVS, encoded by the exons ATGAGTAGTCAAGCACAAAACCACGAGTTTCAAGAATGGTGGAACAAGCAACGCGGCTTTCTCGACAAACCTGATAGCACCGCCTTCTTAGCCGTCGAGATCCGCAACCCTATCTCGGATCCAACCGTCGATAAAGGACACACTCGTAGTGCTCGCCAGCTGTCCTGGCTTTGGCTCCTCAAATTCCAACAACTCGCAACCTCCCTCGCGTGGCTGACCAATGGCTCAGTTTCCCTCCTCCGAACAGCCAATCGCAGGATCGCTACGAACACAACAGACTCGCCATCCGATTCCTCCGCCTCGTCACGGCGGCTTTACAGGATCATAAAACTGTTTTTATTTCTGGTGATTTTGTTATTGTGTTTCGAGTTAGTTGCTTATTTCAAGGGATGGCATTTCAGTCCCCCGTCGGTGGAGTCGGCGGAGGCTGCCGTGGAGAGAGTCTATGCAAAGTGGTTGGAAATAAGAGCTAGTTACTTGGCGCCGCCGCTGCAGAGCTTGACAAATGTGTGTATTGTCTTGTTTTTGATACAGTCGGTGGATCGTGTTGTGTTGATGTTAGGGTGTTTTTGGATCAAGTTTTGGAAACTGCGGCCGGTGGCGGCAGTGGAGTATGATGGTAGCGAGAGTGTGGAGGATTATCCGATGGTCTTGGTGCAGATTCCAATGTGCAATGAAAGGGAG GTTTACCAACAATCTATTGCAGCATGCTGTGTCCAGGACTGGCCAAAGGAGAGAATGCTTATACAGGTTCTGGATGATTCTGATGAATTAGATGCTCAACTCCTCATCAAGGCAGAAGTACAGAAATGGCAACAAAGGGGTGTGCATATATTGTATAGGCATCGTCTCATACGCACAGGCTACAAGGCAGGAAACCTGAAATCTGCAATGAGTTGTGATTATGTAAAAGATTATGAGTTTGTGGCAATATTTGATGCAGATTTTCAGCCAGGACCTGATTTCTTGAAGAAAACTATCCCTCACTTCAAG GGGAAGGATGACCTAGCATTGGTCCAGACAAGGTGGGCGTTTGTAAACAAGGATGAGAACTTGCTCACAAGACTGCAGAACATAAACTTATCGTTCCACTTTGAGGTTGAGCAACAGGTGAATGGTGTTTTCATCAACTTCTTTGGTTTTAATGGAACTGCTGGTGTATGGAGGATTAAAGCCCTTGAAGAGTGTGGTGGCTGGTTGGAACGGACAACCGTTGAGGACATGGATATTGCTGTTCGAGCTCATCTCTGTGGATGGAAGTTTGTATATTTGAATGATGTTCAG TGCCTTTGTGAACTTCCAGAGTCCTATGAGGCTTACAAGAAACAGCAACATCGCTGGCATTCAGGTCCAATGCAGCTGTTCCGCTTGTGCTTTGTCGACACGCTTCGTGCAAAG GTGTCTTTTGGCAAGAAAGCAAACttgatatttcttttcttcttactAAGGAAGCTTATCCTGCCTTTTTACTCCTTCACTCTCTTCTGCATCATTCTCCCACTTTCCATGTTCCTACCAGAAGCAGAGCTACCAGCTTGGGTTGTGTGCTATATCCCTGGATTGATGTCTATCTTGAATATTCTCCCGGCGCCACGGTCATTCCCATTCATCGTCCCATACCTTCTGTTTGAGAACACCATGTCCGTGACCAAATTCAATGCCATGATCTCCGGATTGTTCCGACTAGGAAGTTCTTACGAGTGGGTAGTCACAAAGAAATTAGGAAGATCGTCAGAGGCAGACCTAGTTGCATTTGCTGAAAGGGAATCTGACCCCCTGGTGGAAACCACAAATCTCCACAGGTCTTGCTCGGAATCAGGGCTGGATGTGCTGAACAAGATAGAAACAACCAAGAAAACtgggaaaaagaagagaaatagtTTGTATAGGAAGGAACTTGCTCTGGCGTTGATACTGTTGACTGCCGCAGTGAGAAGCTTGCTATCTGCCCAAGGAATTCACTTCTACTTCCTGTTATTTCAAGGGATCAGTTTTCTGGTTGTCGGTCTTGACTTGATCGGAGAACAGGTGAGTTGA
- the LOC118049940 gene encoding uncharacterized protein, protein MVSIRRRKLIGRPTGFVGRGSSSATLPSVPDAQVPKYPERSGKSANMRHIPSITLNQPVEVKEGEDTLSNPPAKKQKVHVQIDPENPMEVHAYLMQLKEDNKLEPVPMQRSEKMPVKELMEKCYPHIFRVFPQDPKVILEFPNKSEQNEFLYCQYWLFLFEVRDIVLIDKSVAPERVESLVKVIKNLEKQGFDCRFLRSELVVVGYKMKKQLEITLAEKSVISTRTASLERELQAAERRKDREAELDTRGNQIEGMTPEIETLSKPEPDQDNRLGELNKLPSTALEQEFVQVILERHKKMLECKEEEERRLDRVLEKINQLLQDKAFP, encoded by the exons ATGGTGAGCATACGAAGACGCAAACTTATAGGACGTCCTACTG GGTTTGTAGGAAGAGGTTCATCTTCAGCTACACTTCCTAGTGTTCCTGATGCCCAAGTTCCTAAATATCCCGAGCGCAGTGGCAAATCTGCTAACATGCGTCACATACCCTCAATTACTCTCAACCAACCTGTTGAA GTGAAGGAAGGAGAGGACACGTTATCAAATCCACCAGCAAAGAAACAGAAAGTACATGTCCAAATTGATCCAGAGAACCCCATGGAAGTGCATGCGTACCTAATGCAGCTGAAGGAAGATAACAAATTGGAACCTGTACCAATGCAGAGGAGTGAAAAAATGCCAGTGAAGGAGTTGATGGAGAAGTGTTATCCCCACATTTTTAGAGTGTTTCCTCAAGATCCGAAGGTGATTCTTGAATTTCCTAACAAATCAGAGCAAAATGAATTCTTATATTGTCAGTATTGGCTTTTCCTCTTTGAGGTGAGGGACATAGTTTTGATAGACAAAAGCGTTGCACCCGAACGTGTGGAGTCATTAGTAAAGGTGATAAAAAATTTGGAGAAGCAAGGTTTTGACTGTAGATTCTTAAGGTCGGAATTGGTAGTGGTAGGGTACAAGATGAAAAAACAGTTAGAAATTACGTTGGCAGAGAAGAGTGTGATCTCAACAAGGACAGCAAGTCTGGAGAGAGAATTGCAAGCTGCAGAAAGAAGGAAGGACAGGGAAGCAGAACTGGATACGAGAGGAAATCAGATAGAAGGAATGACCCCAGAGATTGAAACATTGTCGAAGCCAGAACCGGATCAAGATAACAGGCTGGGAGAGTTGAATAAGCTTCCTTCTACTGCTTTAGAGCAAGAGTTTGTTCAAGTAATTCTAGAACGCCACAAGAAGATGCTAGAAtgcaaggaagaagaagagagaagactCGATCGAGTTCTGGAGAAAATTAACCAACTTCTCCAAGACAAAGCTTTTCCTTAG
- the LOC118049941 gene encoding pentatricopeptide repeat-containing protein At3g25210, mitochondrial produces the protein MSPVSLNRLLSSTLKKPRLVFYPLPPPSTLQITDPSLYHRHRPFSENPQSQPPEIPFLKTPTRTPLETQFETWTQNLKPGFTPTDVDTAIRAQSDPDLALDIFRWTAQQRNYKHNHITYLTVIKILISGRRYRQAETLIEEVIAGACEISVPLYNSMIRFCCGRKLLFNRAFDIYKKMLKSEDCKPTLDTYTLLFNSLLRRFNKLNVCYVYLHAVKSLTKQMKASGVIPDTFVLNMIIKAYAKCLEVDEAVRVFREMGLYGCEANAYSYSYLVKGLCGKGRSGQGLGFYKEMKGKGLVPSGSTYMILICSLGMERRFEEAIGVVFDMLGDSMSPDLLTYRTVLEGLCREGMVDKAFELLEEWRKKDGFMGEKNYKSLLNGLHFVSRQ, from the coding sequence ATGTCTCCTGTGAGCTTAAATCGCCTCCTCTCCTCCACTCTCAAGAAACCCAGACTTGTCTTCTATCCACTCCCACCTCCATCCACTCTTCAAATCACCGACCCTTCACTCTATCACCGGCACCGCCCATTCTCCGAAAACCCTCAATCCCAACCGCCCGAAATCCCATTCCTCAAAACCCCAACTCGAACCCCACTCGAAACCCAATTCGAAACATGGACCCAAAACCTCAAACCGGGTTTCACCCCAACCGATGTCGATACAGCCATCCGGGCCCAGTCCGACCCGGATCTCGCTCTCGACATCTTCCGTTGGACGGCGCAGCAACGTAATTACAAGCACAATCACATCACCTACCTGACCGTGATCAAAATCCTGATCAGCGGCAGGCGATACCGCCAGGCAGAGACTCTAATCGAAGAGGTGATTGCTGGTGCTTGCGAGATTAGTGTTCCTCTCTATAATTCGATGATTCGCTTCTGCTGCGGCCGTAAGTTGTTGTTTAATCGCGCCTTTGATATCTATAAGAAAATGTTGAAATCGGAGGATTGTAAGCCCACATTGGATACTTACACGTTGTTGTTTAATTCATTGCTTAGGAGATTCAATAAGTTGAATGTTTGTTATGTGTATTTGCATGCGGTGAAATCGTTGACGAAGCAAATGAAGGCGTCAGGTGTGATACCGGATACTTTTGTTCTCAATATGATCATCAAAGCTTATGCTAAGTGTTTGGAAGTAGATGAGGCTGTGAGGGTTTTTCGCGAAATGGGGTTGTATGGTTGTGAGGCTAATGCTTATAGCTATAGTTATTTAGTAAAGGGACTGTGTGGAAAGGGGAGAAGTGGgcagggtttagggttttacaAAGAAATGAAGGGTAAGGGGTTGGTGCCCAGCGGGAGTACttatatgattttgatctgTAGTCTTGGGATGGAGCGGAGGTTCGAGGAAGCAATTGGGGTTGTGTTTGACATGTTGGGGGATTCAATGTCGCCTGATCTGTTGACTTATAGGACGGTGTTGGAAGGGTTGTGTAGGGAGGGAATGGTTGATAAGGCTTTTGAGTTATTAGAGGAGTGGAGGAAGAAGGATGGATTCATGGGTGAGAAGAATTACAAGAGTTTGTTAAATGGATTGCATTTTGTAAGTCGGCAGTAG